In Prosthecodimorpha staleyi, the following are encoded in one genomic region:
- a CDS encoding NAD(P)/FAD-dependent oxidoreductase, whose protein sequence is MTAHPQASRASPHAPSLYAATARDPRDRPALDGDRNADVCIIGGGYTGLSAALHLAEAGRRVVLLEANRIGWGASGRNGGQLHSGQRQDVDTLEAWFGRDRARALFDLGEAAKATVKDLIARHAIACDWRDGLIHAAHKRRYVEPMWRQADRLRRDYGLDGVTELDAAALAAAIGTGVYFGGTRDATAGHLQPLDFALGLARAAETAGATLHEATPALRIEPGARPRIVTPTGTVTADVVLVACNGYLAGLEAETDAHVMPIHNYVLATEPLGARADRLIPGREAVSDSRFVVHYWRLDAAGRMVFGGGETYRRDFPQDLKTFVRSHMLKVYPQLADAAIDFAWGGTLAVTMSRLPFIRRLKPGLYTAAGYSGQGVSLATFAGRLIAEAIAGDTARFDVLAALPARRFPGGRLLRHPSLVLAMTWYALRDRL, encoded by the coding sequence ATGACCGCGCACCCGCAAGCGTCGCGCGCGTCGCCGCATGCCCCGTCGCTCTATGCCGCCACCGCTCGCGATCCCCGCGACCGCCCGGCGCTCGACGGCGACCGCAATGCCGATGTCTGCATCATCGGCGGCGGCTATACCGGCCTCTCCGCCGCGCTGCATCTGGCCGAGGCCGGACGCCGGGTCGTGCTCCTGGAGGCCAACCGGATCGGCTGGGGCGCGTCGGGGCGCAATGGCGGCCAGCTCCATTCCGGCCAGCGCCAGGATGTCGATACGCTCGAAGCCTGGTTCGGCCGCGACCGGGCCCGCGCCCTGTTCGACCTCGGCGAAGCCGCCAAGGCGACGGTGAAAGACCTGATCGCGCGCCACGCCATCGCCTGCGACTGGCGCGACGGCCTGATCCATGCCGCCCACAAGCGCCGCTATGTCGAGCCGATGTGGCGCCAGGCCGACAGGCTCCGCCGCGACTACGGCCTCGACGGCGTCACAGAACTCGATGCGGCGGCGCTGGCGGCGGCGATCGGGACCGGGGTCTATTTCGGCGGCACCCGCGACGCGACCGCCGGCCATCTGCAGCCGCTCGACTTCGCGCTCGGCCTCGCCCGCGCCGCCGAGACCGCCGGCGCCACCCTGCACGAGGCGACGCCGGCGCTGCGGATCGAACCGGGCGCGCGCCCGCGCATCGTGACGCCGACCGGCACCGTGACGGCCGACGTCGTGCTGGTCGCCTGCAACGGCTATCTCGCCGGGCTGGAGGCGGAGACCGACGCCCATGTCATGCCGATCCACAACTATGTGCTGGCGACCGAGCCGCTCGGCGCGCGCGCGGATCGCCTGATCCCGGGCCGCGAGGCGGTCTCCGACAGCCGCTTCGTCGTGCACTACTGGCGGCTCGATGCGGCCGGCAGGATGGTGTTCGGCGGCGGCGAGACCTACCGGCGCGACTTCCCCCAGGATCTGAAGACATTCGTGCGTTCGCATATGTTGAAGGTCTATCCCCAACTGGCTGATGCGGCGATCGATTTCGCCTGGGGCGGGACGCTCGCGGTGACCATGTCGCGGCTGCCCTTCATCCGACGCCTGAAGCCAGGCCTCTATACGGCCGCCGGCTATTCCGGCCAGGGCGTCAGCCTCGCCACCTTCGCCGGCCGCCTGATCGCCGAGGCGATCGCCGGCGACACCGCCCGCTTCGACGTGTTGGCCGCCCTCCCCGCCCGCCGCTTCCCCGGCGGCCGCCTCCTGCGCCACCCGTCCCTGGTCCTGGCCATGACCTGGTACGCCCTGCGGGACCGGCTTTAG
- a CDS encoding transposase, with protein MLETTYGTLRGPGRLVHIADQTGATIKGAVGTNLKRGSSFMPDQDRAFLSLRTNFCHYTDNHSLGEYVRDYTIHTNGIESVCSLLKRQIIGIHNWVSAKHLQRHLDEMTWRFNRRVMKVTGLMNDRFACVEGHLRHKDRSHGRRPEHRTAVRGRYRFRRSPQRFARVRPKEVAKNIEF; from the coding sequence ATGCTGGAGACGACCTATGGCACACTGCGTGGCCCCGGGAGACTTGTACACATCGCGGACCAAACAGGCGCGACGATCAAGGGCGCCGTGGGGACGAATTTGAAGCGCGGCTCTTCGTTCATGCCCGATCAGGACCGAGCCTTTCTTAGCCTCCGCACGAACTTCTGCCACTACACGGACAACCATTCGCTAGGTGAGTATGTGCGAGACTACACGATCCACACGAACGGCATTGAAAGCGTGTGCTCGCTCCTGAAGCGCCAGATCATCGGCATTCATAATTGGGTTTCGGCGAAGCATCTGCAGCGACATCTGGACGAGATGACGTGGCGCTTCAATCGCCGTGTCATGAAGGTGACGGGCCTCATGAACGACCGATTCGCGTGTGTCGAAGGCCATCTGCGCCATAAGGATCGATCGCATGGCCGGCGACCGGAACACCGGACCGCCGTTCGGGGTAGATATAGATTTCGGCGAAGCCCTCAACGATTCGCCCGCGTAAGGCCGAAAGAAGTTGCCAAAAATATCGAATTCTAA
- a CDS encoding DUF1236 domain-containing protein has translation MLRSVLALTAGLALTSAASAADTYYGEPDGGDYTEQTWRSPVPPRGIGPDFEAQVVVRRPPPPPRLYDPGRGGVVVHERTVTERTIVPARPDGWRERADWRDDEDDGLQRRRPTWTGSPVGYDPSPVMLDRPVMVGTVLPHTVMLTPVPPRYGYAGYSWVADPHGRRLLVEPHSRRVVRIVDRW, from the coding sequence ATGTTGAGGAGTGTACTGGCCTTGACCGCCGGGCTTGCGCTGACGAGCGCCGCCTCTGCGGCAGATACCTATTATGGCGAACCCGACGGCGGCGACTATACCGAGCAGACTTGGCGTTCCCCGGTGCCGCCGCGCGGCATCGGGCCGGATTTCGAAGCCCAGGTCGTCGTCCGGCGGCCTCCGCCGCCGCCGCGGCTCTACGATCCCGGCCGGGGCGGCGTGGTCGTCCACGAGCGCACCGTGACCGAGCGCACCATCGTGCCGGCCCGCCCGGACGGCTGGCGCGAGCGGGCCGACTGGCGCGACGACGAGGACGACGGCCTGCAGCGCCGCCGTCCGACCTGGACCGGCTCACCCGTCGGCTACGATCCGTCCCCGGTCATGCTCGACCGGCCGGTCATGGTCGGCACGGTCCTGCCGCATACGGTCATGCTGACGCCGGTGCCGCCGCGCTACGGCTATGCCGGCTACAGCTGGGTCGCCGACCCGCACGGCCGCCGGCTCCTGGTCGAGCCGCACAGCCGGCGCGTGGTCCGCATCGTCGATCGCTGGTGA
- a CDS encoding glucose 1-dehydrogenase: MRLKDKIAIVTGAASGFGRGIAERFAAEGARVVVADINEDGAKAVAAAIGAGAVAVACDVARRADVEAMVAAAERLGGLDIVVNNAGATHRNGPMLDVTEEMFDRIFAVNVKSVFLSARAAVPVMQKRGGGVIINTASTAGLRPRPGLTWYNASKGAVITATKSMAVELAPMKIRVNCLCPVAGETAMLADFMGTDTPEMRAKFVASIPLGRLSTPRDIANAALFLASDEADFVTGVALEVDGGRCI, encoded by the coding sequence ATGCGGCTCAAGGACAAGATTGCGATCGTGACCGGTGCGGCCTCCGGCTTCGGCCGCGGCATCGCCGAACGCTTCGCCGCGGAGGGCGCCCGGGTGGTGGTCGCCGACATCAACGAGGATGGCGCCAAGGCGGTCGCGGCGGCGATCGGCGCGGGCGCCGTGGCGGTCGCCTGCGATGTCGCGCGCCGCGCCGACGTGGAGGCGATGGTGGCCGCCGCCGAGCGGCTCGGCGGTCTCGACATTGTCGTCAACAATGCCGGCGCCACCCATCGCAACGGCCCGATGCTCGACGTGACCGAGGAGATGTTCGACCGCATCTTCGCCGTCAACGTGAAGTCGGTCTTCCTTTCGGCCCGCGCCGCCGTCCCGGTCATGCAGAAGCGCGGCGGCGGCGTGATCATCAACACCGCCTCGACGGCCGGCCTGCGCCCGCGGCCCGGCCTGACCTGGTACAACGCCTCCAAGGGCGCCGTGATCACCGCGACCAAGTCGATGGCGGTCGAGCTGGCGCCGATGAAGATCCGTGTCAACTGCCTCTGCCCGGTCGCCGGCGAGACCGCCATGCTGGCCGATTTCATGGGCACCGACACGCCCGAGATGCGCGCGAAATTCGTCGCCTCGATCCCGCTCGGCCGCCTGTCGACCCCGCGCGACATCGCCAATGCGGCCCTGTTCCTGGCCAGCGACGAGGCCGATTTCGTGACCGGCGTCGCGCTCGAGGTCGACGGCGGGCGCTGCATCTGA